A single Arcobacter sp. FWKO B DNA region contains:
- a CDS encoding sensor histidine kinase, with protein MKTKKTDFIISHYILIFVILLVVLYIQFYLLEEMNISNFTLLIVNIPLAIAGIIAYKFFSQPLFENIFQSEKNLDNKIKKTLHELNTPVATILINIKMLQKNTTDEKTFQRLSRIQTACDDLLKLYDDMEYSIKKEIETIDLQDFNLYEEIVQAKTKFDELIATMNITVTIDVDTNIFIHTDKKGFDTIINNLISNAIKYNKPNGYIKIYLKNKTLYIEDSGIGIDPKNLFLVFDSFYQENQATKGFGLGLSIVKEFCDTNKIGVNINSKEESYTIISLDIGNIMI; from the coding sequence TTGAAAACTAAAAAAACTGACTTTATAATATCTCATTATATTTTAATTTTTGTAATTCTTTTGGTTGTACTTTATATACAATTTTATTTATTAGAAGAGATGAATATTTCAAATTTTACTCTTTTAATAGTAAATATACCACTTGCTATTGCTGGTATAATTGCGTATAAATTTTTTAGTCAACCACTTTTTGAGAATATCTTTCAAAGTGAAAAAAACCTAGATAATAAAATCAAAAAAACCCTACATGAGCTAAATACCCCAGTTGCTACAATACTTATAAATATAAAAATGTTGCAAAAGAATACAACAGATGAAAAAACCTTCCAAAGGCTTTCTAGGATACAAACTGCTTGTGATGATTTACTAAAGCTTTATGATGATATGGAATATAGTATAAAAAAAGAGATAGAAACTATTGATTTACAAGATTTCAATCTATATGAAGAAATAGTACAAGCAAAAACAAAATTTGATGAGTTAATTGCAACTATGAATATTACTGTTACCATAGATGTAGATACAAATATTTTTATTCACACAGATAAAAAGGGATTTGATACTATTATTAACAATCTAATATCCAATGCAATCAAATATAATAAACCAAATGGCTACATAAAAATATATCTAAAAAATAAAACACTTTATATCGAAGATAGTGGTATAGGAATAGATCCAAAAAATCTTTTTTTGGTTTTTGATTCTTTTTATCAAGAAAACCAAGCAACTAAGGGTTTTGGACTTGGTTTGAGCATAGTAAAAGAGTTTTGTGATACTAATAAAATAGGTGTGAATATTAACTCCAAAGAAGAAAGTTACACAATAATATCACTTGATATTGGGAATATTATGATATAA